Within Candidatus Hydrogenedentota bacterium, the genomic segment TACCTGTACTACTGCGCCGTGGGAAACCGGGGCCGCTGCATCGGCCTGATTACCAGTAAAAAATTGGGTTGATTTTCACACTGTTGCGCGCCTGTTTTTGGTGTGCCATACTTGCCGCGCGCGGCGTTGTGCGGCCGCGCAAGGAGGCCTCATGCGGGTGTTGATTGTGGGCGCGGGCGGGCAGTTGGGGGGGGAACTGTCGGCCGTGTTTTCCGCGTCGGGCGCGGAGGTTCTCGGCGCGGACCGCGAGCATGCGGAGCATTCGGTGGACATACGGGACCAGGCCTCCGCCACGGCGCTGCTGGACCGGCTGCGGCCGGACATCACGGTCAACACGGCGGCGTTTCACCAGTTGGAGGAGTGCGAGCGGAGCCCGGTGGAGGCGTTCGCGGTGAACGCGGCGGGGGCGATGCACCTGGCGCGGGCGTGCGCGGCAACCGGTTCCCGGCTTGTCCATCTCAGTTCAAATTATGTGTTTGGCGCGACTCCGGTGGTCGAGGCCGGCATGGCGGGGCCGCGCCCCTACCGGGAGACGGACCGGCCCGGTCCGCTGAACGTGCTGGGCGCGAGCAAGCTGGCGGGGGAGCATCTGGCGGCGGCGTGGTGCCCGGACCATGTGATCATCCGGACGGCGGCGCTGTACGGCGTGGGGGTAAGCCGGGGACGGGGCCGCAATTTTGTGGACAGCATGCTGCAACTGGCGGCCATGCGCCGTCCCGCCAAGGTGATAGACGACATAGTGACCACGCCCACCTGGTCCGGGGCGCTGGCGGCGCAGGTGCGGCTGCTGGCGGAAAAGGGGGAACCGGGCCTGTACCACGCAACCTGCGGCGGGTGCTGCTCGTGGCACGACTTCGCCCGGGCCATTTTCGAGGAGGCGGGGGTGGACGCGGCGCTGACGCGGACCAAGACGGCGGCGTTCCAGGCGCCGGTGCGGCGCCCCGCCTATTCGGCCCTGGAGAACGCGCACGCGGCGGCGCAGGGGCTGGACATCATGCCCCCGTGGCGGGACGCGCTGCGGGCCTATCTTGAACAGCGGGGTGTCCGCGCGCGGGGCGCGTGACGGGCCGCCCCGGCAACCCCTGAAAGAAAGGAA encodes:
- the rfbD gene encoding dTDP-4-dehydrorhamnose reductase, whose product is MRVLIVGAGGQLGGELSAVFSASGAEVLGADREHAEHSVDIRDQASATALLDRLRPDITVNTAAFHQLEECERSPVEAFAVNAAGAMHLARACAATGSRLVHLSSNYVFGATPVVEAGMAGPRPYRETDRPGPLNVLGASKLAGEHLAAAWCPDHVIIRTAALYGVGVSRGRGRNFVDSMLQLAAMRRPAKVIDDIVTTPTWSGALAAQVRLLAEKGEPGLYHATCGGCCSWHDFARAIFEEAGVDAALTRTKTAAFQAPVRRPAYSALENAHAAAQGLDIMPPWRDALRAYLEQRGVRARGA